The Megalobrama amblycephala isolate DHTTF-2021 linkage group LG18, ASM1881202v1, whole genome shotgun sequence genome segment TCTGCAAAAAGGCTGAACAGACAAGGACAATAATGACTATTCAGACCACTGTTGAATGACATTTGAACAAATGGTTCCTCTGTTTTTAACACCAATGTCTTGAAGTGTTCTGTGAAGTCCCCCTTCTTCTATcttttaaattcattgaaaaacATAACcaccagaaaaaaattaaaagagtGAAGAGAAACTTTACAGCATATTTATATACGTTCCCTCATTAGAAGTCCCAGACATGTTGTGCTTCTTTGCAACAGTGTATTTCAACAGATAATGCGTTCTCTCTTTGGGTTTgaattgttattgtttttttgtgatatttaccCCCTTAGTTTttcagctcctcatcagcatTCAAATAGTGTTTCTTCTGCATAAAGTCGAGGCTGatttattcaataatttattaattggtTAATTAATCTTGTTGAAACAGACGGTTTAGGTTGTAATCCCCCATGCCTTGGGCCTGTCGTAAAAAAACAAGCCTGTCCTTGAATCTCATTTCTTCAAATCCTACTTGTCATTCTTTGTCTTCACATAATTTGATTTTGAGCCTTGTTGTGGCTCAGAATAATAGCGGTCATCAAATAGTAGCCATTCCTTTGTGTCAGGAGCATTACTTCTCATCAATCTTGCCCTCCcctgataattttttttattgttctttcttttgtgacTACATTTGTTTGTATCAGCCTTTCTTAGGTGTCACTTCCCCTGCCTAAATTCGAATCATTCTTTCACACTCTACACCACGCTTTCCTCCAGGTCTCTTGGATTGACGGTCATGCTACTGTTTGAGTCTGAAGTCGAGTTGGAGGAGTTGTTAGAAGTGAAGGCATGTAGATAGTTGTGCGTTAGGCCGTTGCCATACTGCTCGCTGCTACCCGTGCTGGATGTGCTGGTGGTGGAGGCACAGTGTACAAGCATGCCATGTAGCGACTGGCTACGGCGGGTCCAGATGACGCTCAGCCGCTTGGCGTAGCTGTAACACCTGGTGGTGGTGATTTCACCCGCATCAAAAGAGCAGCTACGCTTGGTTTTCAGTGCCTGCCTCAAGTCTGAGCCTCCTTCCTTTCCGTCATCTCCATCTTGTGTCAATGCAATCGAGGCCAAGACCTGTCTGTCCATGTCTCTGTCTTTCTCCAGAGACTTCCGCAACTTGAGCCTACCTGCTCGTTTTTGTGTCGGCATGGGCAGTGTGTTACTTGGGGAGTAGAAGAGTGTCAATCTCTCACTTTCTGGTGTGAGAGGACTAAAACATTTTTCCCTCACAGCCCCGTCACCCCTATCACGTGTGCCATGGTGTGGCTCCGGGCTCTGTTTAGGTTTTGGGAGAGAACTGGGCTtgtgtttgtcttttgttctttgggCCAAGACTCCATTTGGCAACGCCACCATTATCATACTGTTGTTTCCGTTCGTCTGGGCGTAAACATCCACCCCTTTGGCCGGCAAGAACTTGCCGGGCCTGTTGGCATCATCCCGACACTCTCCGCATACGCGATGGCGCACCATCATGGCCACGGTGAAGACCAGAAGGGTTACTACCACCACGCCACCCACCATCACTGTCAGCGTGCCGCCCAGGAAGTGAGCGTGCAGAGAACGGCATTCTGGATAATCCTCTTTAGTGCTGAACTGGATGCAGCCCAGCACCTTTGTAGTAGCCAGGGAGGAGATGCCATCATCAAATATGGCCAAGACACACAGGCTGTAGTCTGCTCCTGACACCAAGTTTTTCAGCAGAAAATTATTACTGGTTGGAGGCAGAATTCTGTAACCAAATAGAAAAAGAAGAGAACATTTATGAGAAATTAAACGATATATTGAGGAGAAATGCAGCTAGAACTACATCAAGCACAATAAGTTGAGCTTGATAGATTTAGAAGCTCAGTTTTGCAATGAAAATGGCTTAGATCAATACCCTGCAGTGAAGGGGATTCAAGAAATTAGAAAATTAAGAAGAAACTACAGATGTTGTGGTTGCAGCAGTCTGACAAGAAATTAggcatttttacattaaagcTGAGAGGGTGCTGACATACTTCTTGCCTGAAGGAATCCTGCCCACACTAGTCTTTACAATCTGCCATATCTGGCAGAAACTGTGTCTTTTCAGTACTCTTTAATAGACGTAATTGACTGTGTCCACTGCATTTGCTTTGGCTGCTTGGTATATGTGTCTGTAATGAAAATGCTTTGGATGGCTACACGTGATTCAAGTCCTTTAATTTACTTTACTTTGAGAGGCAATTCATGTTTACTGCAGAAGGACCTTGAACAATTTTAATTTCGTTTGCTCTGGTTTCAATAAGCTATTTGCCTCCTTCCTTTTCAGATTCAATAATCTTTTTTTCAAATTTGtcagttttataaatgtgtgtatttttcACTACACCATGTCTTCCTTGAGTATCAACCTCAGTAAAAAGGATTGTAGTGTTTTTGTGCTGCACTGTAAAGAATCAAAGACCGTGTTCACATTCAAGTTGACTTGTCTTATTTTTGAGATAAGTGTGACAGCATATCAATGAGACATTTGCATGCTTATCTGCATATAAAATTTCAGAAATCTTATGGATCATTTGAATTACAACTTCACAGGATCTTAATGATATGCTGTTAATAAAGCCCTTGATTTTCTCAGAGTCGTCTTAGGCAATGATTTTGTAAaagaattgaaataaaaattctcCCATTATTTCTATAGAATGGTTTGCATTCTGAGACCAGTTCAGGTCAAATGTATgctagggatttttttttaacctgaactatttttaaagggttatgAAACCCTAAACTAAATTTTCTGAGATTTTAAGAGTTGTGAGTGTTGAACATCACAGATGACAATGTTACCATCCATGAGTTTCAATTATAGGAAAAAACTAGTTAATTGTAAGCTTTTTTTGCACTATTTTCATCTTCCAGGATTCTTATTGAATTCGTCTTTGTGTCAACATCACAGGACATGAAGTTTTCTTGTTACTATAGAACATCAATGACCCATCTGtgtctcataattatttatgaGACTGTGTCCTTATCCTATGAGAAGACCCCTCGCTTAGTTATTCATAGCAGTTTGCGTTGATTTCCTAATGGCAGGTGCTTCAAACGGTGAGATCGCAGACAGGAAGTGAGAGATGCATTAATGGGTCAAAAagagtgtttgtttttgctttgtaaGTGTTTCTGCATTGCATAAGTTCTCTTTCATAGACCCTGAGTCTTTGACACAAAAGCGATTCATCCACACTGTGAGTGTGAGTTGTCTTTACTCCCCTACTACCATTTAAAATTATGCCATATCCAAATTATGCCTCAAAAGTTAAAGATGCAACAGTACGTTCATATATACATTTTCGATGCAAAGTACAAATGCGAACGGCTGTGCATTTTTTTGTGCCTTAAAGATTATTACAGTGTAGCTGTCACGGTATATGTATGGATTTGTGTAATTTACGGTGAGCTTACAAAGCCatgtataatatatgtatattgaGTTGCATATAATAGTAAATTGCAGCATGTATTTGTGGGAAGCTTTGATGCTTTTAACTCAATGAGAGCAAAATAAATGAGAAGACGTTGCTGTATTGTTGGTCCCCTCCCCGCCCACTCAGCTTACCACACCCACttttgtataatttttcaaacCAGTGGTGAGAACTGACTGGTGCTAAAACAGGGGGTTTTAAGGTGAAGTATGTAGTTTCTGCGACACTTTGTGGCACCTAGCGGAGTTAccaaaataaagcatatttttaaACAACCTTGCAAATGTCCCTTTCACATGCCGCGCCTCCCTCAACATAACCATCACAAACATCTCGCTTATAATAAACCCATCCAACATATCTGACATGAATAGACACAACTGATTGAGGCACTCTACACTGGAGACATCAAAGTAAACGTTATAAACTGGTACATTTGTCTTTCTGAATGGGAATGATGATGCTGTATAGTATAGAAGCGTTCATTAGAGCACTGAAAGCAAATACCCCATTTGTTTTGATGTGTTATGAATTTCTTTTcccatacttcacctttaaaagaATGTTCTAAGGTTAATACAAGCTCTGTCGACAGCATTTGTGGCATTTTGTTAATTACCACCAaaatattgaacatttttaaatgtttaaattatttttattctttctttcttttgtttggGTTTTTCTCTTCCTAAAAAGTAATCATGTATCTTTGCATATATCACGGTAAAGTTATCAACTTTACATGGACCGGAATTGGAAATATTGGATATAACTTTGCATGTTGACACACACAATGTAGTGCCTTGCTGTAACCAtgaatttttcttaaaaaaaaaaactaacaaaaaaaaacaaccttagAAACAAAATTGTTTTCTGTGGTTACtgacattatgccacaaatgttGTCGATAGAGCTTAACTTGTATTAAATGTGGAGCGTTCCTTGAATGCACAAAAATAACTAGGAAAAAGTCTGTCTCTGTAGTTTAACAATGCACTCAAGGTGgccagtctgtgtgtaatgtcTATCTTCTGGCCTAGTGTGGCTTACTGTGTTTACTCTTACAGATTCCTGCGTGTTGATGGGAATAGCTGTAGTAACAGGTCCATTATGAAGATGCCTGGCCTCCCACTCATCCACTTCTCTGCCTGCCATCACTCAGCAACTGCTGCTACTTCTGCTACCCTCTTTAGCCCATCCTCctttatctatatatatatttctctcCTTGTCACACAAACATGCCCCTCACCTTCACCATGCATTATTGATCCCAATCCCTGGCAATCCCACTTCGATGCCAGAATCGGTTCTTTGTGTACATTTGCAATGAATATGTTGCATTTGTAAGCTCCCTTCAGAGTTATTGAGTTTTTATAACTGAAGGAAGGTTGCAAAGGTAAAGGAAAAGGTAATGAGAGGAGAGAGTGAGATAAACAAATTAGATCATAAAATGAAGGCTACCATGGaggaattttcttttttatgtgtGGAGTaggatatttgaattcaaactGTGCTGTTTGTCTATCCAGATACTGCTGCACAGCAtacaaaaattaatacaaaacatCCATATCCGTGATCAGTAGCTGAAACAATACCCAGATGATCTTGTACTGCATCTGCTAAGATTCTGAGGTGTGCAAAAAGTGGACACTTCATTATCTCTTGAGAGAACAAGAGCTGAGGCGTCAGAttcaaaagataaaaatgaGCCAGTTggctttttttaaaagtgcaaGTAGTGCTCGTTCCAAGAAAGTTTCTTTTGATTAAATTTTACTTGTTTAACAATAGCCAAATACGTTGTCACAGGTCAAAGAAGACAAGGAACACCCGATAACACAGCAGATATAGTATGTctggaaatgtatttattctaCAAACCTGCATGCCAAAAGACCATCAAATGTTGAGCATCAAATGTTGAGAAGTTCTTCTCTAAATTTAGTACAAACTATAAATGTAAGGGATTTTGGACACTACTACTGTAGAACTAATGTGATTCCTCCCAGCTGTCTAAGTGTAAGCAACTCCCACAACCCTTCCCTTGTGACCTTCCCCATTTCTCTATCCCTTTCTCCCTCCATTTAGATCCATTTCACTCTTTCTGATTCAATGTGTCACCATCTTCAAATGTGTAGGTTTTGCCCTTTTAAAGGGTCCATCCTGTTTTCCCCAGAGTCAGCAGGTCCTCTCACTCCACTGCTCTGCTTTCTTTACCCACCCCTGGCTATAAATAGCTTACTGTATCTCTCTTAGCCTCATGGCTCAACTTGAATCTTCCATCCGCTTTGGGGCTATGACTGTTTCCTTTGGCCTTATCCTTTTATCAATATCTGAAGCCTATAATCCATGAACATGAGCACCAAGGATGCTTACATGCATTCACTTGAAATGGATGAAAACCAACCACTGAAAACCAGCAcgtcattttcttttttgtcaaAAGTGCTGCCACAATACAAAAAAGGTCTTGCTGCGAGATCAAGAAACATGATATCCTTACCTATAAACAAGTGCGTCGTCAGCAGTGCTATTGTACTGGATCTGATACATCCACACCAAGAAAGGCGTTGAAGATCGACCCATTTTCCAGCGAATCTGAGCTGAATTGGATGTCACGCCTAGAACTCCTACCAGGGTTTCTGTTCCTCCGTTACTGCTTCCGCTTCCTCTTTCTCCAGTATCTCCTTTGCCTCCTGTGACATTCAGTACAGTGACCACACCAGTCCCTGCCCCTTCAACCCCTCCCCGCCCACTGCTAATATCAGAGGATCCAGGGTCTCTATGGTTAATAAGAGATATTGTACTATTCCCCCTGTGGGGAAGAGGGATGATCTTCAATTCTACCAGAGCTGTAGATTCCCCTGCAGCATTGATGGCAATGCATGTATAGGTGCCATCATCTCTGGCACGGGTCACCAAAAAATCCAGGGTCCCGTTGTAATATGAACGAATGCGACTGGAGTTGGCCACAATACGGTCATCTGGTGACACCCAATGAATAACTGGCTCAGGGTCACCAATGGCTCTACATTTAAGTGTGGCTCTTTGGCCCTCCAACACCCACAGCTTGTTGGTATTACGGGTAATCAGTGGTGGCTCACATGTGAACTCTTCTTCTGGGATGGACCAGAAGTAGCGACCCGCCAGATGAGCAGGTGTGGCACACGTCTCCATGTCATCTTCCCGAATCAGTCGTCGTAGCCACAACAGCTCACAGTTGCAGTGCAGGGGATTCCCCCCAAAATTAAGGCTGATGATGGAATTGTATGGTGTTGGACTGACAACCCCAATCTGGGATCTGGAAAACAGTGGGTCAGGGGGAAGAGTCTGCAATCTGTTTGAGGTCATATCCAGTCGAGACAGTTTGAAGAGCTCACTGAAAGAACCCTCAGCAATCTGGTCTATTAGATTGTGATCTAGATTTAGGGTGTGCAGGCTAGCCATATTCTGTATAGATTCCCAAGGAACCCTGCGAAGGTTGTTGTAGGAAAGGTCCAGATCTTCCAGAGTCAGTAGGAAGTCATCAAAAGCATCTGCTGAAACATCTGTGAGCTGATTGTTGTTGATGATGAGATGCTGAAGGTTAACAAGACCTGTCAGATCCTGAGGTCCCACCATTGTGAGACGGTTGGTGTCCAGGTGAAGTGAACGCAGACTCTCCAGATCAGC includes the following:
- the lrfn4a gene encoding leucine-rich repeat and fibronectin type-III domain-containing protein 4, with the translated sequence MPHTEPGSSSRGTNLLQEQGNSKWIQSRRYPASSNSFNSTISVRPCPMLQSTIFWLGLLSFVLLQSGQGVLAGETWGMVSICPIHCVCRNLSESLSTLCVNKGLLFVPPNIDRRTVELRLADNYILEVGGADFANMTGLVDLTLSRNTIHALKPLAFADLESLRSLHLDTNRLTMVGPQDLTGLVNLQHLIINNNQLTDVSADAFDDFLLTLEDLDLSYNNLRRVPWESIQNMASLHTLNLDHNLIDQIAEGSFSELFKLSRLDMTSNRLQTLPPDPLFSRSQIGVVSPTPYNSIISLNFGGNPLHCNCELLWLRRLIREDDMETCATPAHLAGRYFWSIPEEEFTCEPPLITRNTNKLWVLEGQRATLKCRAIGDPEPVIHWVSPDDRIVANSSRIRSYYNGTLDFLVTRARDDGTYTCIAINAAGESTALVELKIIPLPHRGNSTISLINHRDPGSSDISSGRGGVEGAGTGVVTVLNVTGGKGDTGERGSGSSNGGTETLVGVLGVTSNSAQIRWKMGRSSTPFLVWMYQIQYNSTADDALVYRILPPTSNNFLLKNLVSGADYSLCVLAIFDDGISSLATTKVLGCIQFSTKEDYPECRSLHAHFLGGTLTVMVGGVVVVTLLVFTVAMMVRHRVCGECRDDANRPGKFLPAKGVDVYAQTNGNNSMIMVALPNGVLAQRTKDKHKPSSLPKPKQSPEPHHGTRDRGDGAVREKCFSPLTPESERLTLFYSPSNTLPMPTQKRAGRLKLRKSLEKDRDMDRQVLASIALTQDGDDGKEGGSDLRQALKTKRSCSFDAGEITTTRCYSYAKRLSVIWTRRSQSLHGMLVHCASTTSTSSTGSSEQYGNGLTHNYLHAFTSNNSSNSTSDSNSSMTVNPRDLEESVV